The sequence TCACGGCCCTGGACCTGGGCTATGGAGATGCAGTGCACGTGTATGATGGCGCCGGGCCCCCCGAGACCCTCCGGCTGCTGCGCAGCCTCACCCACTTCAGCAATGGCAAGGCTGTCACCGTGGAGACACTGTCCGGCCAGGCCACCGTGGACTACCACACAGTCGCTTGGAGCAGTGGTTGGGGCTTCAATGCCACCTACCACGTGCGGGGCTACTGCTTGCCTTGGGACCGACCCTGTGGCTTAGGCTCTGGCTTGGGGGCTAGCGAGGGCCTAGGCGAGCGCTGCTACAGCGAGGCGCAGCGCTGCGACGGCTCATGGGACTGCGCCGACGGCACGGACGAGGAGAACTGCCCCAGCTGTCCACCTGGACACTACCCCTGTGGGGCCGCTGGCACGCCCGGTGCCACAGCCTGCTACCTGCCTGCTGACCGCTGCAACTACCAGACCTTCTGTGCTGATGGAGCAGACGAGAGACGCTGTCGGCACTGCCAGCCTGGCAACTTCCGGTGCCGGGACGAGAAGTGCGTGTACGAGACGTGGGTGTGCGACGGGCAGCCAGACTGCGCTGACGGCAGCGACGAGTGGGACTGCTCCTATGCCCTGCCCCGCAAGGTCATTACCGCCGCGGTCATTGGCAGCCTCGTGTGCGGCTTGCTGCTGGTCATTGCCCTGGGCTGCACCTGCAAGCTCTATGCCATTCGTACCCAGGAGTACAGGTCAGTGGGAATGCAGCTGGCGGTAGAGGCGTGGGGACTGAGGGCGGGACAGGGCCTGTGCAGCCACAGAAGACCAGAGGGTGCCCACATTGGGGACAGGTTCTGGTGACCAGGTTCTGGGTTGGCTCCTAGGGTTGTCTAGCTTGGCAGACGTGCTCCTCTGAAGGGGGGACAGGTCTAGATCCTGAAAGCCATCTCAAGGAAGGAGGGGGATTGTCAGATGACTTTGGAAAGCCGTGGCCTAGCTCCGGGTGCCCCGGCCTGGGTGCGGAGGAAAGAGGCCTGTCCAGGCTGGGGTAGGCGGCTCTGGTGAGCAGCACCCGTGACCGAGCCGTCCTCGTCCCTTCCAGCATCTTTGCCCCCCTCTCCCGGACAGAGGCCGAGATTGTGCAACAGCAGGCGCCTCCCTCCTACGGGCAGCTCATTGCCCAGGGCGCCATCCCACCTGTAGAGGACTTCCCTACAGAGAACCCGAATGACGTAAGTCACCCTCCCCAGCCGGACCACctcccactcccagcccttccttcTTTCAGGCTTCTGGCTGTCCCCACCCCCTCTGACTCTGGTGTTTTCATCCTCTCCTTGCAGAACTCCGTGCTGGGCAACCTGCGTTCTCTGCTACAGATCTTGCGCCAGGACATGACTCCAGGGGGCGCCTCAGGCACCCGCCGCCGCCAGCGGGGCCGCTCTATGCGCCGCCTGGTGCGCCGTCTCCGCCGCTGGGGCCTGCTTCCGCGAACCAGTCCCCCAGCCCGGACCTCTGAGACCAGATCCCAGGTCACACCTTCTGCTGCTCCCCCTGAGACCTTAGATGGCAGCACAGGTCCAGCCCGTGAGGGCGGGGCGGTGGGTGGGCAGGATGGGGAACAGGCACCCCCGCTGCCTGTAAAGGCTCCACTGCCACCTGCCAGCACGTCTCCAGCCTTCCCCACTGTCCCCGAGGCCCCAGGGCCACTGCCTGCGGCGCCCCTGGAGCCATCACTGCTGTCTGGAGTGGTACAGGCCCTGCGAGGCCGCCTCCTGCCCAGCCTGCGGCCGCCAGGACCAACCCGGGCCCCACCTGGACCCCACACAACAGTCCTGTCCCCAGAGGACGAGGACGATGTGCTGCTGGTGCCACTGGCTGAGCCCGGGGTCTGGGTGGTCGAAGCAGAAGATGAGCCACTGCTGGCCTGAGGTGACCTGGCTCCCCTGGGTGCTCTATTCACAGTGACAGTGACCCTTTAGAGGGCAGCTCAGCTTCCCATCCACCACTTCCCTCCCTGTCCCTCAGTGTGAGGGCACTTGATGGGACGCCCATGGATCCCATGCAGCTGCTATAAAGTTAGGTGTCCCTCAGGCAGGGAGAGGGCTCACACAGAGCCCCCCTCTCTGCGCATGGCCAGAGACCACAGTCctccaccaccctctccccacaccaCCACCATTTGGgtagctgtttttaaaaagtaaagttctTAAAGGGTCATAGGCCTGGACACTCCATCCTTGCCAAACCCACCCAAAAGTGGCCTTAAGCACCAGAATGCCAATTGGCTGGAGACTTCCAGCCCCCAAGGGGAGGATTTGGGCAGGCCCTGGGGTTTTGCCAATGGTGATCCCTCCTACAAGGCCTGGCTCATAAAAAGAGCACAGCAAATGCTTTTGTTCCATAGCCAGGCCATTGTCCAGGAAGCCAAGGTTGAAAATAAAGGAATCAGAAATTTAAGATTTTTGTAAATGAGCTGTGAGCACGAGCCCCCGCCTCTCTGCCCATCTCAGCTTATGCTCCCCTCACCTTACTCCTCCCTATGAAGGCCTTTGCTCTGCCCTCCACCTCCTGGCCTTTTCCTATTTATCTTCCAACCACCCATCCTTGGTTTTTATACCACTCAGAGGGTAAGAAAATTCTAggaaccctaagactaaccctctCCACCTGCACTCACTGCCTGGGGCCCAGCTCTACAGTGACTGACACCAGCAGTGAGCACCAAGCCTCCTTAACCGCCAGGCCGGAAGTGGTGAGGCCGCTGGGCCCTGCAGCTGAGAAACTTCCCATTTATGGAGTACTCGCAGAGCATTAGTCACAGAAGCAGACTGTCCCTGGTGAAACACTCCTGCCCTCCATCCTCCACCCTACCAGGCATTTTCAGTCTGTCCTAGGCAAGACAGATGAACTCTCAGCCAGGATGCCTCAAAGCGGGCAAAGATGCGTCCAGAGAAAAATCATAATCGTTCAGGGTGTGAAGATGCGAGCATCACCTTGGCCAGATCCAAGAGGTCTTCCTGGAAGAGGGCCCAAACTAGATCCTAAAGAATGCTGTCAGTAGCTGGTATAGAATTGTGAATTTTAGGCGGGGTGAGAGTCCATACGATAAGCAAACTAAGGAGACAGTGAGGGCTAGGGCTGTAAGAGGGACCCTAGACTTCCTGAGAAAGGGGCTCAGGGGCACAAGCAATAGCCAGAGCCAAAGAGCTGGAGAGGGTAATGGAGGAGGGAATGATCTGTGAGAAATGTTGGGACCCAGCCTGTGGTAAGCAAGCTGACAGAGCTGTCCCAGAGTTTAAAAGGAAAATCAGCCGGGACAAAGGATTTAGAAAGAGCCTATGGGAGTGGGTGTGATGCCCACAGGAGCAGAGCTGAGGCATTCCCTAACAGAATCAGTCCCCGGAGAAGGGGCTCCCCCTCAGGCTCCCTTACCCTTCCTGCCTGGCCCGGCCTATCCCCACCTCCCTGGTGGAGGGGCCCTGTTGATTACACACTGCCAGCATCCTCACACCCAGCACTAATTGCATACCGTTCCCTCTCGCAGCGAGCAGGAGCCTAGGGAAGTGGCTGAGGGATGTGGTACAGTCCTGGGACACTGGCATCTTGGCTTGGGGAAGACTCAAGCACCTTTCACTCCACGTCCCCTCCAGAGATTGGGGAAGGGGCTCCAGAGATTCTCATCCTTGCTTGCTGTTCTCCCTCCGGGCCTGCCTTCCCCAGTGCAAACAATCACTGGGTCCCACCCGCGTCAGGCCCAGTGAAAACAGGCAGGGAATGTTGATTTCCCCTCCCATGCCTCTCCATCACCTGGCCTCCgcctctccctgctcctctccTTCTCCATAGCCACCTCAAAACCTTCAGCCTGATATCCTCATCCTTGTCCTGCTCCAGACCTTTTACCTCCTAGGGGTATTTGAAACTTGAAAATGGACAAAGATTTAAGGTAGAAGAATGTTCCTCGTGGTGGAATGCTTCAGAATGCTGGAGGGAGGACTTGAAGGTAGAGTTCACTAGGAAGCCCTGTGCGTGTAGATTTATGGGCCTGAAAGAAGATTCCTCTAGGTGCTGGGTGTGTAATCTAGGAGGTGCAAGCAGTAACACCA comes from Balaenoptera ricei isolate mBalRic1 chromosome 2, mBalRic1.hap2, whole genome shotgun sequence and encodes:
- the LRP10 gene encoding low-density lipoprotein receptor-related protein 10; protein product: MLPAILLLLLGGAVAHPDRIIFPNPACEDPPAVLLEVQGTLQRPVGRDSRSSPANCTWLILGSKEQTVTLRFQKLRLACGSERLILRSPIQPQISLCEAPASPLQLPGGNVTITYSYAGARAPMGQGFLLSYSQDWLMCLQEEFQCLNHRCVPLVQRCDGVDACGDGSDEAGCSSDPFPNLTPAPVPTPPCNHTLEDFYGVFSSLGYSHLASVSHPQSCLWLLDPHDGRRLAVRFTALDLGYGDAVHVYDGAGPPETLRLLRSLTHFSNGKAVTVETLSGQATVDYHTVAWSSGWGFNATYHVRGYCLPWDRPCGLGSGLGASEGLGERCYSEAQRCDGSWDCADGTDEENCPSCPPGHYPCGAAGTPGATACYLPADRCNYQTFCADGADERRCRHCQPGNFRCRDEKCVYETWVCDGQPDCADGSDEWDCSYALPRKVITAAVIGSLVCGLLLVIALGCTCKLYAIRTQEYSIFAPLSRTEAEIVQQQAPPSYGQLIAQGAIPPVEDFPTENPNDNSVLGNLRSLLQILRQDMTPGGASGTRRRQRGRSMRRLVRRLRRWGLLPRTSPPARTSETRSQVTPSAAPPETLDGSTGPAREGGAVGGQDGEQAPPLPVKAPLPPASTSPAFPTVPEAPGPLPAAPLEPSLLSGVVQALRGRLLPSLRPPGPTRAPPGPHTTVLSPEDEDDVLLVPLAEPGVWVVEAEDEPLLA